A DNA window from Micromonospora sp. NBC_01739 contains the following coding sequences:
- a CDS encoding NHL domain-containing thioredoxin family protein, whose translation MSARVRAPELRGRGWLNTGGRELTLTDLRGKIVIADFWTFCCINCLHVLDELRPLEEKYADVLVVIGVHSPKFEHEKDPDALAAAVERYGVHHPVLDDPDLDMWQQYAARAWPTLAVIDPEGYVVATMAGEGHAEGLARLIDDLIATHEAKGTLHRGDGPYVSPAEPQTTLRFPGKLVVGPEGNLLVSDSARHRVVELAPDGETLLRTIGTGSRGRVDGTAEVATFSEPQGLCLLPEHAAEVAGYDLVVADTVNHLLRGVRLSSGEVTTVAGTGRQWRSTVDDHAHDALSIDLSSPWDLAWYDDKVIIAMAGIHQLWWFDPIKRTAGMYAGTTVEALRDGPLEQAWLAQPSGLAVSADGARLWVADSETSALRYVEDGVMGTAVGQGLFDFGHVDGPAKQALLQHPLGVCALPDGSVLIADTYNGAVRRYDPATEQVFTVAGDLAEPSDLVLTPEGAVLVVESAGHRITRLAPGALSAAGASTVQGPQLRTERKPTLLAAGEVTLDVIFTPAPGQKLDETYGPSTRLVVSASPPELLVEGAGTDTALSRRLVLSDSVTEGVLQVTAQAATCDADVEHAACHLTRQDWGVPVRVAAEAATRLPLVLRGLDTATSG comes from the coding sequence ATGAGTGCACGCGTACGGGCGCCGGAGCTGCGGGGTCGGGGTTGGCTGAACACCGGTGGGCGGGAACTGACCCTCACCGACCTTCGAGGCAAGATCGTAATTGCCGACTTCTGGACCTTCTGCTGCATCAACTGCCTGCACGTACTGGACGAACTGCGCCCGCTTGAGGAGAAGTACGCGGACGTCCTCGTCGTGATCGGGGTGCACTCGCCAAAGTTCGAGCACGAGAAGGACCCGGACGCCCTGGCCGCCGCCGTCGAGCGGTACGGGGTGCACCATCCCGTACTCGATGATCCTGACCTGGACATGTGGCAGCAGTATGCGGCCCGCGCCTGGCCGACCCTCGCGGTGATCGATCCTGAGGGTTACGTGGTGGCCACGATGGCCGGCGAGGGCCACGCCGAAGGGTTGGCCCGGCTGATCGACGACCTGATCGCCACCCACGAGGCCAAGGGCACCCTGCACCGGGGCGACGGCCCGTACGTCTCCCCGGCGGAACCGCAGACCACCCTGCGCTTCCCCGGCAAGCTGGTGGTGGGCCCGGAGGGCAACCTGCTGGTGTCGGACTCGGCCCGGCACCGGGTGGTCGAGCTGGCCCCGGACGGGGAGACCCTGCTGCGCACGATCGGCACCGGCAGCCGAGGTCGGGTCGACGGTACGGCCGAGGTCGCCACCTTCTCCGAGCCACAGGGGCTGTGCCTGCTCCCGGAACACGCGGCCGAGGTCGCCGGATACGACCTGGTGGTGGCCGACACGGTCAACCACCTGCTGCGCGGCGTACGCCTGAGTAGCGGTGAGGTGACCACCGTGGCCGGCACCGGGCGCCAGTGGCGTTCCACGGTCGACGACCACGCCCACGACGCCCTCTCCATCGACCTCTCCTCCCCCTGGGACCTGGCCTGGTACGACGACAAGGTCATCATCGCCATGGCCGGCATCCACCAGCTGTGGTGGTTCGATCCGATCAAGCGAACCGCCGGGATGTACGCCGGCACGACCGTGGAGGCGCTGCGGGACGGCCCGCTGGAGCAGGCGTGGCTGGCTCAGCCCTCCGGGTTGGCCGTCTCCGCCGACGGCGCCCGGCTCTGGGTGGCCGACAGCGAGACCAGTGCCCTGCGGTACGTCGAGGACGGCGTCATGGGTACGGCGGTCGGCCAGGGCCTGTTCGACTTCGGCCATGTGGACGGGCCGGCCAAGCAGGCGCTGCTCCAGCATCCGCTGGGGGTCTGCGCACTGCCGGACGGCTCGGTGCTGATCGCCGACACCTACAACGGGGCGGTACGGCGCTACGACCCGGCGACCGAGCAGGTCTTCACCGTGGCCGGCGACCTGGCCGAGCCGAGCGACCTGGTGCTCACCCCGGAGGGTGCGGTGCTGGTGGTGGAGTCCGCCGGGCATCGGATCACCCGGCTGGCCCCGGGTGCCCTCTCCGCAGCGGGTGCCAGCACAGTCCAGGGTCCTCAGCTTCGCACCGAACGGAAGCCGACTCTGCTGGCGGCCGGGGAGGTGACGCTGGACGTGATCTTCACTCCGGCGCCGGGTCAGAAGCTGGACGAGACCTACGGCCCCTCCACCCGGCTGGTGGTTTCCGCCTCCCCGCCGGAGCTGCTGGTGGAGGGGGCCGGCACCGACACCGCGCTGTCCCGGCGTCTGGTGCTTTCCGACTCGGTGACCGAGGGGGTGTTGCAGGTGACCGCCCAGGCGGCCACCTGCGACGCCGATGTGGAGCACGCAGCCTGCCACCTGACCCGGCAGGACTGGGGCGTTCCGGTACGGGTGGCCGCCGAGGCCGCGACCCGTCTCCCCCTGGTGCTCCGTGGCCTGGACACCGCGACGAGTGGTTAA